Proteins from one Coffea arabica cultivar ET-39 chromosome 8c, Coffea Arabica ET-39 HiFi, whole genome shotgun sequence genomic window:
- the LOC113706167 gene encoding uncharacterized protein encodes MDRRLCDAALEGDVTALCQLLQEDPLALAKAALKCEDKNPLHIAAILGHVDFVKAILQVDFAYLMCLARDQDGRNPLHLAAMYGRLEILQGLLDAGSQANSAHSMCLARDRDGRNPLHLAAMYGRVAVLQVFQAALEKTDGGGTILHLCVKHNQLEALKTLVGILKHPEFVNAKNEDGMTILHLAIYYEQHETVKYILQEIGVKVNARDANGKSALDVLRGLGNINSEIARCLKVAAAKTSDFSTGLQDLVREHRSWIQVACSIIATMAFQAAISPPGGAWQDDLIADSHGNPVPNPRRAGEAVMAHTRPQTYDLFVVTSTTAFVAALLTIFITICEFTGWLALFLLSFLLHLAILTLAAAYYISILMLYPKGFKIRRSPDWTEIILVYGVWAVSGILVIAVVRKRLKKETAVQLNYAEMPPAILSSS; translated from the exons ATGGACAGGAGGCTTTGTGATGCAGCATTGGAAGGAGATGTTACCGCTCTTTGTCAGTTGCTTCAAGAAGATCCACTTGCTCTTGCTAAAGCTGCTTTGAAGTGCGAGGATAAGAATCCTCTTCACATAGCAGCAATATTGGGCCATGTAGATTTTGTAAAAGCAATCTTACAAGTTGATTTTGCTTATCTTATGTGTTTGGCCCGTGATCAAGATGGCAGAAACCCTTTACATCTTGCTGCCATGTATGGCAGATTGGAAATCTTGCAAGGGCTACTTGATGCAGGATCTCAAGCCAATTCTGCTCATTCTATGTGTTTGGCCCGTGATCGAGATGGCAGAAACCCTTTGCATCTTGCTGCCATGTATGGAAGAGTGGCAGTCTTGCAGGTATTTCAAGCAGCTCTAGAGAAGACAGACGGCGGGGGAACCATTTTGCACCTCTGCGTCAAACACAATCAGCTGGAAGCATTGAAGACGCTGGTCGGCATACTAAAACATCCagagtttgtgaatgcaaaaaatGAGGATGGCATGACCATATTGCACCTGGCCATATACTATGAGCAACATgag ACTGTGAAGTACATATTGCAGGAGATCGGAGTAAAAGTGAATGCCAGGGACGCAAATGGAAAATCAGCGTTAGACGTCTTACGCGGACTTGGCAATATCAATTCGGAAATTGCACGATGTCTCAAAGTTGCTGCCGCCAAGACAAGCGACTTTTCTACAGGATTACAGGATTTAGTACGCGAGCATCGTAGTTGGATACAGGTGGCATGCTCAATTATTGCGACAATGGCTTTTCAGGCTGCAATAAGCCCTCCAGGAGGAGCTTGGCAAGACGACCTAATAGCAGATTCACATGGTAATCCAGTGCCAAATCCACGCAGAGCAGGAGAAGCTGTAATGGCACACACTCGTCCCCAGACATATGACCTTTTCGTTGTCACATCCACAACGGCCTTTGTGGCAGCTCTGTTGACAATCTTCATCACCATCTGTGAGTTTACTGGATGGCTGGCTCTGTTTCTGCTGTCGTTTCTCCTCCACTTAGCAATTCTCACACTAGCGGCTGCTTATTACATATCAATCCTTATGCTATACCCTAAAGGCTTCAAAATAAGACGAAGCCCGGATTGGACGGAAATCATACTTGTCTATGGTGTTTGGGCTGTTAGTGGGATACTGGTTATCGCAGTTGTTCGGAAGAGGCTCAAGAAGGAAACCGCAGTACAGCTTAATTATGCAGAGATGCCCCCGGCAATCCTTAGTAGTAGTTGA
- the LOC113706993 gene encoding uncharacterized protein isoform X1, whose product MATIRMIDIAVSLTDGMFKGIYNGKKYHVADIVAVLSRAWSVGVDRIIVTGGFLEESKEALAIAETDARLFCMVDVHPTRCKVIVDTLLNAILKLLNV is encoded by the exons ATGGCGACTATCCGAATGATTG ATATAGCAGTCAGTCTCACTG ATGGTATGTTCAAAGGAATATACAACGGCAAGAAATACCATGTGGCAGATATTGTTGCAGTACTCAGCAGGGCTTGGAGCGTCGGTGTTGATCGAATTATT GTTACTGGTGGATTTCTAGAGGAATCAAAAGAAGCTCTTGCTATTGCTGAAACTGATG CAAGACTTTTTTGCATGGTTGATGTGCACCCAACAAGATGCAAAGTGATTGTTGATACTCTTCTGAATGCCATTCTTAAGTTATTGAATGTGTGA
- the LOC113706993 gene encoding uncharacterized protein isoform X2 → MATIRMIDGMFKGIYNGKKYHVADIVAVLSRAWSVGVDRIIVTGGFLEESKEALAIAETDARLFCMVDVHPTRCKVIVDTLLNAILKLLNV, encoded by the exons ATGGCGACTATCCGAATGATTG ATGGTATGTTCAAAGGAATATACAACGGCAAGAAATACCATGTGGCAGATATTGTTGCAGTACTCAGCAGGGCTTGGAGCGTCGGTGTTGATCGAATTATT GTTACTGGTGGATTTCTAGAGGAATCAAAAGAAGCTCTTGCTATTGCTGAAACTGATG CAAGACTTTTTTGCATGGTTGATGTGCACCCAACAAGATGCAAAGTGATTGTTGATACTCTTCTGAATGCCATTCTTAAGTTATTGAATGTGTGA
- the LOC113707349 gene encoding 17.3 kDa class II heat shock protein-like: MDVRLLGLDAPLVNALHHLIDAAEDGDKIANAPTRTYVRDAKAMAATPADVKEYPNSYVFIVDMPGLKSGDIKVQVEDDNVLVVSGERKRAEEKEGARYVRMERRVGKFMRKFVLPENANTDAISAVCQDGVLTVTVHKLPPPEPKKPKVIEVKIV; the protein is encoded by the coding sequence ATGGACGTCAGACTGCTGGGCTTAGACGCTCCACTGGTTAACGCCCTCCACCACCTAATTGACGCCGCGGAAGATGGAGACAAGATTGCCAATGCACCCACAAGGACCTACGTCCGAGACGCCAAGGCCATGGCCGCCACCCCTGCCGACGTGAAGGAGTATCCCAATTCCTACGTGTTCATTGTGGATATGCCCGGGTTGAAATCGGGGGACATCAAGGTTCAGGTGGAGGATGACAATGTGCTGGTTGTCAGCGGAGAGAGGAAGAGGGCAGAGGAGAAAGAAGGTGCCAGGTACGTGAGGATGGAGAGGAGGGTCGGCAAGTTCATGAGGAAATTCGTGCTACCGGAGAACGCCAATACCGATGCAATTTCTGCTGTTTGCCAAGATGGGGTATTGACTGTCACCGTCCACAAATTGCCCCCTCCTGAGCCTAAGAAGCCCAAGGTTATTGAGGTCAAGATTGTTTGA
- the LOC140013579 gene encoding uncharacterized protein, giving the protein MEFKKVNFSLEGLVADVSTTQETQYTAPLTRSKAKKLAEKAKANVVTEEANFKMLPNKKGAHDESIDSPSDSAASVVMPVMITNTTTVEDQISNLVKIVEGLVVHAQSQDTKIVKLMAMVENIGESSLSMSKQKSKTPDEGDSSSREKEKEDAKSQATKEFSISPDGTIHVDNLKEFIEGTIKDKIGGGTKSYSGYTKPYTARVESLKMPVGYQPPKFQQFDGKGNPKQHIAHFVETCNNAGTDGDLLVKQFVRSLKGNAFDWYTDLESGTIDSWEQLEHEFLSRFYSTKRTVSMTELSNTHQWKSEPVIDFIDRWRNLSLNCKDRISESSAIEMCIQGMHWGLRYILQGVQPETFDELSTKAHKLEINLDGKNRQFLTLTRPKRDKKRGKGERRQQDQCKQEQGKRKPTLKEMQDKEYPFLDSDVSDMFDDLLSINLITLPEMKRPDEARNTDDPNYCKYHRLVGHPIQKCFIFKDKIMELARQGKILLEEDKASVNQTSIGSLQSMEDERVMVPILPIIQFGSLDPIEIKQEGTHSTLQEHVYENEKALQPDADDEGWTLVTRRRRRKSYPSSKASKVLTRSMVIWKKKEKDVKKTNDCRNLQGGRIFKQKSRTPIILKEFLPKEFFDVDVVASHTTRVDHIEEQNDNARESLCEMARASIGNEEGRVPTSNEEVNVTSITFTSEDLLLGSTPHNRPLFVTGYAKEQKVNRMLIDGGSAVNILPLKTLKELGIPVDELSNSRLMIQGFNQGGQRALGSLNLEIVIDDMTSRALLYVIDAKTTYNVLLGRPWIYENGVVPSTLHQCFKYCQNGVARSVKADDNPFTEAEAYIADAKFYIKRHIAKDKTELPLSADKIQNPESPNAKGEKVMTSKSKEEVHEETDVSLPNNESVVFRCPPKSRVEHGQSPAIQHETLKDLTLPIAHLDTRRASSSQLKMSNFLSKESEVEQDTIPKSRTKEGFDPIAYKLLAKAGYDLKESAVLNVSSRQSTSDMIHGLNPTQKMLKEKGYAVENPKFDIGYSSPTPIRIKINRVSSQYIAVEDESSQIVGKSQSFHEKENKIPRVSVFKRLGPQKRQKSQNSHKSKGKMAKSLQNLEEPSDCPHKFGSIIPSRMRRCTDLVIKCGTELRVREHTVVYTRPKEDDEESVVSCNHITIIDGDSPEEKDDAEDAPPELEEGVKATVDDLKEINLDISEDPRPIYISASLSPHEEKAYIELLREYQDVFAWTYKEMPGLDPKVAVHHLAVKKGVRPVKQAQRRFRPDLIPLIEMEVNKLIEAGFIREVKYPTWISSIVPVRKKNGQIRICVDFRDVNNACPKDDFPLPITELMIDATTGHEVLSFMDGSSGYNQIRLAPEDEELTAFRTPKGIYCYKVIPFGLKNAGATYQRAMQSIFDDMLHKNIECYVDDLVVKSKKRSNHLEDLRQVFNRLRRYQLKMNPLKCAFGVTSGKFLGFVVRHRSIEIDQAKIDAILRMPEPRDIHELKSLQGRLVYLRRFISNLAGKCQPFSRLMKKDMPFQWDEACSNAFNSIKSYLMKAPVLAAPIHGKPLLLYIAAQERSVGALLAQENNEGKEVALYYLSRMMTPNELNYSPIEKLCLALIFAIQKLKHYFQAHSVRLISKANPIKYVMSRPVLSDRLARWYLQLQQFEIIYVPQKAVKGQVLADFLADHPIPAEWELSDDLPDEDVLLIEIRPP; this is encoded by the exons ATGGAGTTCAAGAAGGTGAACTTTTCTCTCGAAGGTTTAGTTGCTGATGTCTCAACCACTCAAGAGACGCAGTATACTGCACCTCTGACAAGGAGTAAGGCCAAGAAGTTAGCAGAGAAGGCCAAGGCGAACGTTGTAACTGAAGAAGCAAACTTCAAGATGCTTCCCAATAAGAAAGGAGCCCATGATGAATCTATTGATAGCCCAAGTGATTCGGCTGCCTCTGTGGTGATGCCCGTCATGATAACTAACACCACTACTGTGGAAGATCAGATTTCGAATCTAGTCAAAATTGTCGAAGGGCTAGTAGTGCATGCTCAAAGTCAAGATACTAAAATAGTCAAACTAATGGCTATGGTGGAAAATATAGGTGAAAGTAGCCTTAGTATGTCCAAACAGAAATCCAAAACGCCAGATGAAGGTGACTCATCATCAAGGGAGAAGGAGAAAGAGGATGCGAAGTCACAAGCCACAAAGGAATTTTCAATCTCCCCTGATGGCACTATTCATGTTGATAATCTGAAGGAGTTTATCGAGGgcacaatcaaggacaagattggTGGAGGTACCAAGTCATATAGTGGTTACACCAAACCTTACACCGCTAGAGTGGAAAGTTTGAAAATGCCTGTGGGGTATCAacctccaaaatttcaacaatttgatGGCAAgggcaaccctaagcaacatatAGCACACTTCGTGGAAACTTGTAACAATGCGGGCACTGATGGTGACTTGCTCGTTAAGCAGTTTGTTCGCTCGCTGAAGGGTAATGCCTTTGATTGGTACACGGATCTGGAGTCTGGAACCATTGACAGTTGGGAGCAGCTAGAGCATGAATTTCTTAGTCGCTTCTATAGCACAAAGAGAACTGTCAGCATGACTGAACTCTCTAATACACATCAATGGAAGAGTGAACCTGTCATTGATTTTATCGACCGTTGGAGGAATCTAAGCTTAAATTGCAAAGATCGTATTTCTGAATCTTCTGCGATCGAGATGTGCATTCAAGGTATGCACTGGGGACTTAGATACATCTTACAAGGTGTACAACCAGAAACATTTGATGAATTGTCCACAAAAGCCCATAAGTTGGAGATTAATCTTGATGGCAAGAACCGCCAGTTCCTGACCCTCACAAGGCCAAAGAGAGACAAGAAGCGAGGAAAGGGG GAGAGAAGACAACAAGATCAATGCAAACAAGAACAAGGAAAGAGGAAACCAACTCTCAAGGAGATGCAGGATAAGGAATACCCTTTTCTTGATTCTGATGTCTCTGATATGTTTGATGATCTGTTAAGTATAAACTTGATCACGCTTCCTGAGATGAAGCGACCCGATGAGGCTAGGAATACTGACGATCCAAATTACTGTAAGTATCACCGATTGGTCGGGCATCCCATTCAAAAATGCTTTATCTTCAAAGACAAAATAATGGAGTTGGCAAGACAAGGAAAAATTCTCCTTGAAGAAGACAAGGCGAGTGTGAATCAAACGTCCATTGGTTCCCTGCAGTCCATGGAGGATGAAAGGGTCATGGTGCCTATATTGCCAATAATTCAATTTGGATCACTTGATCCTATAGAAATCAAACAAGAAGGTACTCATTCAACTCTTCAGGAACATGtatatgaaaatgaaaaggcGCTACAGCCTGATGCGGATGATGAAGGGTGGACTCTAGTCACGCGAAGAAGGAGGCGAAAGTCTTATCCATCCAGTAAGGCGAGCAAGGTCTTAACAAGAAGTATGGTGATctggaagaaaaaagagaaggacGTGAAGAAAACTAATGACTGTCGTAATCTTCAAGGAGGTCGAATCTTCAAGCAAAAGTCGCGAACTCCTATcattttaaaagaatttttgCCAAAAGAATTCTTTGATGTTGATGTGGTCGCAAGTCACACAACGCGAGTAGATCATATCGAGGAACAAAACGATAATGCTCGCGAATCTCTCTGTGAGATGGCCCGTGCGTCCATTGGCAATGAAGAAGGTCGTGTGCCTACCAGCAATGAAGAGGTGAATGTCACAAGTATCACTTTTACTAGTGAAGACTTGTTGCTTGGGTCAACACCGCATAACCGTCCTTTGTTTGTGACTGGTTATGCAAAGGAGCAAAAAGTGAATAGAATGTTGATAGATGGAGGTTCCGCAGTCAATATTCTCCCTTTAAAAACTCTGAAGGAGCTTGGTATCCCGGTTGATGAACTCTCCAATAGCCGACTGATGATTCAAGGTTTCAATCAAGGAGGGCAAAGAGCTCTTGGATCACTAAATTTGGAGATAGTCATTGATGACATGACGTCCAGAGCACTATTGTATGTGATAGATGCTAAAACAACATACAATGTATTGttgggaaggccctggatttatgaaaatggagttgtaccttcAACTCTTCATCAATGCTTCAAGTACTGTCAAAACGGGGTGGCAAGAAGTGTGAAAGCTGATGATAATCCTTTCACTGAGGCGGAAGCATATATCGCAGAtgccaaattttacatcaaaaggCACATTGCGAAGGATAAAACTGAACTACCTCTATCTGCGGATAAAATCCAGAACCCTGAATCTCCAAATGCAAAAGGGGAGAAAGTGATGACTTCGAAATCAAAAGAGGAAGttcatgaagaaactgatgtttCATTGCCAAACAATGAATCAGTTGTCTTTCGTTGCCCTCCCAAATCAAGAGTGGAACATGGACAGTCACCTGCAATTCAGCATGAAACTCTAAAAGATTTGACTCTTCCGATAGCTCATCTTGATACAAGAAGGGCGTCATCTTCTCAACTTAAAATGTCTAACTTTTTAAGCAAAGAATCTGAAGTTGAACAAGACACCATACCAAAGTCAAGAACTAAAGAAGGTTTTGATCCTATCGCTTATAAGCTTCTCGCTAAAGCTGGATACGATCTCAAAGAATCTGCGGTGTTAAATGTTTCATCCCGTCAATCTACCAGTGACATGATTCATGGGTTGAATCCTACCCAAAAGATGTTGAAGGAAAAGGGATACGCCGTTGAAAATCCCAAATTTGACATTGGCTACTCCTCTCCTACACCAATCCGCATCAAGATCAATAGAGTTAGTAGCCAATatattgctgtagaggatgagTCTTCTCAAATAGTTGGTAAATCTCAATCTTTTCATGAAAAGGAGAATAAAATTCCACGGGTATCAGTTTTTAAGAGATTAGGACcacaaaaaagacaaaaatctCAAAACTCTCATAAGAGTAAAGGAAAAATGGCAAAGTCATTGCAAAATCTTGAAGAACCTTCTGATTGTCCTCATAAATTTGGTAGCATCATTCCTTCGAGAATGAGAAGATGCACAGACCTTGTAATAAAGTGTGGGACTGAATTGAGGGTCAGGGAGCATACCGTGGTATACACAAGACCAAAAGAGGATGATGAAGAGagtgttgtttcatgcaatCATATAACCATAATTGACGGTGACTCGCCTGAAGAAAAAGATGATGCTGAAGACGCTCCACCTGAATTGGAGGAAGGTGTTAAGGCTACGGTGGATGATCTAAAGGAGATCAATCTTGATATTTCAGAGGACCCGCGTCCAATATACATAAGTGCTTCATTGAGTCCTCACGAAGAGAAGGCATATATTGAACTCTTGCGGGAATATCAAGATGTCTTTGCATGGACTTATAAAGAAATGCCGGGTTTAGATCCAAAAGTGGCCGTCCACCATTTAGCTGTTAAAAAGGGAGTTCGACCTGTGAAACAAGCACAACGGCGATTTAGACCTGATTTGATTCCGTTGATCGAAATGGAAGTCAATAAACTCATTGAAGCCGGGTTTATTCGTGAAGTTAAATATCCCACATGGATTTCGAGTATCGTGCCTGTGCGAAAGAAAAATGGACAAATCCGCATCTGCGTCGATTTCAGGGATGTTAACAATGCTTGTCCCAAAGATGACTTTCCTTTACCGATCACTGAACTCATGATTGATGCAACTACTGGGCATGAAGTTTTGTCATTTATGGATGGCTCTTCTGGATATAATCAAATTCGATTGGCACCGGAGGATGAGGAGCTCACTGCATTTCGTACTCCTAAGGGTATTTATTGTTATAAAGTGATTCCCTTTGGTCTCAAAAATGCTGGTGCCACATATCAAAGAGCAATGCAAAGTATCTTTGACGACATGCTTCATAAGAATATCGAGTGCTATGTGGATGATTTAGTTGTGAAATCAAAAAAAAGGAGTAATCACTTGGAGGAtttgagacaagttttcaatCGGTTGAGAAGATATCAACTCAAAATGAACCCTCTCAAGTGTGCATTTGGAGTCACGTCGGGGaagtttcttggttttgtggttCGCCATCGAAGCATTGAAATTGATCAGGCCAAAATTGATGCTATATTGAGGATGCCTGAACCTCGTGACATTCATGAATTGAAAAGTCTTCAAGGGCGATTAGTTTATCTGAGGAGATTTATCTCAAATTTAGCAGGAAAGTGTCAACCATTTAGTCGCTTGATGAAGAAAGATATGCCATTTCAATGGGATGAGGCATGTAGTAATGCATTCAATAGCATTAAGTCTTATCTTATGAAAGCACCTGTGTTGGCTGCACCTATTCATGGAAAGCCATTACTCCTTTATATTGCTGCCCAAGAACGGTCGGTGGGGGCATTGCTCGctcaagaaaataatgaaggaaagGAGGTTGCACTTTATTATTTAAGCAGAATGATGACCCCCAACGAACTGAATTACTCGCCAATTGAAAAGTTGTGTTTAGCCCTTATTTTTGCAATACAGAAGTTAAAGCACTACTTTCAAGCGCATAGTGTGAGGCTCATTTCCAAGGCGAATCCTATAAAATATGTGATGAGCAGGCCAGTGCTGTCTGACCGTCTAGCTAGATGGTATCTTCAGCTACAACAGTTTGAGATTATTTATGTGCCTCAGAAAGCTGTGAAAGGACAAGTTCTGGCAGATTTTCTTGCTGATCACCCTATACCTGCTGAATGGGAACTAAGTGATGACCTACCAGATGAGGATGTACTCCTTATTGAGATTCGTCCACCATGA
- the LOC140013580 gene encoding uncharacterized protein, whose amino-acid sequence MYFDGAAHRHGVGAGIVFITPDGGILLYSFTLSQHCSNNVAEYQALILGLEIAVDMEQLDIQIYGDSLLVVNQLLGSYEVKKSELIPYHKYATRLMKRLGGASIKHVPRRENKQADALAVLASSLAMPDHEIQVRVCQKWVVPSLIDDEGIEGGDAHVVSTYEIDKEDWRQPLVDYLKYQKLPEEQRRRSDIRRRAPRFILYKDTLYRKSFESVLLRCLSEDEAYRAMHEAHSGICGAHQSGPKLHFRIKRMGYY is encoded by the coding sequence ATGTATTTTGATGGTGCGGCTCATCGTCATGGAGTTGGAGCAGGGATTGTATTCATAACTCCTGATGGAGGGATATTGCTATACTCCTTTACTCTAAGTCAACATTGTTCAAACAATGTCGCTGAGTACCAAGCGCTCATACTCGGACTTGAAATAGCTGTCGACATGGAACAGTTGGACATTCAAATCTATGGTGATTCTCTATTGGTGGTCAACCAACTCTTGGGGAGTTATGAAGTCAAAAAGTCCGAGTTAATTCCGTATCACAAATATGCAACGCGACTTATGAAGCGGCTTGGAGGTGCAAGTATTAAGCATGTTCCTAGAAGGGAAAATAAGCAAGCTGATGCATTAGCTGTGCTAGCCTCTTCACTTGCTATGCCGGATCATGAGATACAAGTTCGTGTATGCCAAAAGTGGGTAGTCCCATCATTAATTGATGATGAAGGTATTGAAGGAGGCGACGCTCATGTGGTCTCAACCTATGAAATTGACAAAGAAGATTGGAGACAACCCCTCGTTGATTATCTCAAGTATCAAAAATTACCTGAGGAACAACGCAGGAGATCTGACATCCGTCGTCGTGCCCCTCGTTTTATCTTGTACAAGGACACACTGTACCGAAAATCATTTGAAAGTGTACTGTTGCGCTGTCTGAGCGAAGACGAGGCATATCGGGCGATGCACGAGGCACATTCTGGAATATGTGGAGCTCACCAGTCTGGTCCCAAGTTACATTTTCGGATTAAAAGGATGGGCTACTATTGA